A stretch of the Marinobacter sp. JH2 genome encodes the following:
- a CDS encoding primosomal protein N', protein MTQPRTARIALNRPLRRLFDYSIPDDLELTPGQRVKVPFGRQILTGLVVETGVQPPEGIALKPVQAALEPWPALPDGTFRLLTWASDYYQHPLGECLFTALPPALRRGRPAALKPDEQWQTAANDAALPANAHRQIALFNTIKTAPGITTSALVQSGYSRAQIRSLEQKELIQQSITTNVQPLIPEAALPAPVLSDAQQKAAVDLPENTQQFSASLLFGITGSGKTELYLHYLKTRLQHDEQALVLVPEINLTPQTVARFRRYFGNRIQVWHSALNDGERLSTWLKIRNGEPVILIGTRSAVLLPFTHLRTIIVDEEHDSSYKQGEGFRYSGRDVAVYRAHLNQCPVILGSATPSLESWHNASQGKYNLARLEQRAGNAKPPELTLLDIRSRPLEAGLARPALTAIKETLDRGEQALVFVNRRGFAPVMMCFDCGHMEECPRCDTRLTYHRRDRAMRCHHCDFQTAASHTCPKCKSENFKPVGQGTERTEETLAEHFPDTPIVRVDRDSTQRKGSIQAILKKVNSGEPCILVGTQMLAKGHDFPNVTLVTVVNADGGLFSVDFRAPEQMVQTLLQVSGRAGRGDKPGKVLIQTCHSDHPLLNALCQGNYPAIADQLLAERESGLLPPFRAMAILRAEADTMQNSLQLLDSLKPMASTPGVEVWGPLPAVIARKADRHRAQLILVSDHRKQLNRLLTYLCQYLDQTKLPSNTKWMVDVDPQETG, encoded by the coding sequence GTGACACAGCCCAGAACCGCACGCATCGCTTTGAACCGCCCCTTGCGCCGGCTGTTCGATTACAGCATCCCGGACGATCTGGAGCTGACACCCGGCCAGCGCGTTAAAGTACCCTTTGGCCGACAGATATTGACTGGCCTGGTGGTTGAAACCGGCGTGCAGCCACCGGAAGGCATCGCCCTAAAACCCGTACAGGCAGCACTCGAGCCGTGGCCTGCGCTTCCGGACGGCACCTTTCGCCTACTCACCTGGGCCAGTGATTATTACCAACACCCACTGGGAGAATGCCTGTTTACTGCCCTTCCCCCGGCGCTTAGACGCGGCAGGCCCGCCGCACTAAAACCCGACGAGCAGTGGCAGACTGCCGCAAACGACGCCGCGCTGCCTGCAAACGCCCACCGACAAATCGCGCTCTTTAACACAATTAAAACCGCGCCAGGCATCACCACCAGCGCACTGGTGCAATCCGGTTACAGCCGTGCCCAGATCCGCTCCCTGGAACAAAAAGAACTGATCCAGCAAAGCATCACGACCAATGTGCAACCGCTCATTCCAGAAGCGGCGCTTCCAGCCCCTGTTCTATCCGACGCCCAACAGAAGGCTGCTGTAGATTTGCCCGAAAACACCCAGCAATTTTCCGCCAGCTTACTGTTTGGCATCACCGGTAGCGGCAAAACCGAGCTGTACCTGCACTATCTAAAAACGCGCCTTCAGCATGACGAACAGGCCTTGGTATTGGTACCTGAAATCAACCTGACACCACAAACCGTCGCCCGATTTCGCCGCTATTTCGGCAACCGCATTCAAGTATGGCACTCCGCGCTAAACGACGGCGAACGTCTGAGCACCTGGTTGAAAATTCGCAACGGTGAACCCGTCATTCTTATTGGCACACGATCGGCCGTTCTGCTTCCATTTACTCATCTTCGCACCATCATCGTGGATGAAGAGCACGACAGCTCCTACAAGCAAGGCGAAGGCTTTCGCTACTCTGGCCGAGATGTTGCGGTGTACCGCGCTCACCTGAACCAGTGCCCGGTCATTCTCGGCTCCGCAACGCCTTCACTGGAATCCTGGCATAACGCCAGCCAAGGCAAATACAACCTCGCGAGACTTGAACAGAGAGCGGGCAATGCCAAACCGCCCGAGCTAACCCTATTGGACATTCGTAGCCGGCCGCTGGAAGCCGGGCTCGCTCGTCCGGCTTTGACCGCTATAAAGGAAACACTCGATCGCGGCGAGCAGGCACTGGTGTTCGTGAATCGCCGAGGCTTCGCGCCGGTCATGATGTGCTTTGACTGTGGCCACATGGAAGAGTGCCCTCGCTGCGACACGCGCCTGACCTACCACCGGCGCGACCGGGCCATGCGCTGCCACCACTGCGACTTCCAAACCGCAGCAAGCCACACGTGCCCGAAATGCAAAAGCGAAAATTTCAAACCGGTGGGCCAAGGCACCGAGCGCACAGAAGAAACGCTGGCAGAACACTTCCCCGACACCCCGATCGTTCGGGTGGATCGAGACAGCACGCAGCGCAAAGGCAGCATTCAGGCCATCTTGAAAAAAGTGAACAGCGGCGAACCCTGCATCTTGGTAGGCACACAAATGCTCGCCAAAGGCCACGACTTCCCGAACGTTACCTTGGTTACCGTTGTGAACGCCGACGGCGGCTTGTTCAGCGTGGACTTTCGCGCTCCCGAACAAATGGTTCAAACTTTGCTGCAAGTCAGCGGTCGGGCTGGCCGGGGCGACAAACCCGGCAAAGTACTCATTCAGACCTGCCACAGCGACCACCCATTGCTGAACGCCTTATGCCAAGGCAACTACCCCGCCATTGCGGACCAACTTTTGGCAGAACGAGAATCCGGACTCCTGCCCCCATTTCGGGCTATGGCCATCCTGCGCGCTGAAGCCGATACCATGCAAAACAGCCTGCAACTTCTGGACTCCCTGAAACCGATGGCCAGCACGCCCGGCGTTGAGGTGTGGGGGCCACTGCCCGCAGTTATCGCCCGAAAAGCCGACCGGCACCGCGCACAACTTATCTTGGTGAGTGATCACCGCAAACAACTCAACCGATTACTCACCTATCTCTGTCAGTATTTGGACCAAACCAAACTGCCCAGTAACACCAAATGGATGGTGGATGTAGACCCGCAAGAAACCGGCTGA
- a CDS encoding Ig-like domain-containing protein, with amino-acid sequence MSGKILARMSALSLTFVLAACGGDDSSTPLAGGGNGGNSDSTTGDNGDGTTPEVQVEVGSIDLFANPVRINTSSSASAAITARIKNENGVLLPDVPVTFAAPQGGTLQVTQATTDDAGIATAQLTGDNDRKNTTLTVNASAGGVSESVAIEVTGTTLTLKGPQSISFGNSDSYQAVLLDSEGNGIADQVISLSTTLGSITSPTLTTENNGAVAFELSSASSGGTASLTATAFEGASTLRTTLDVAISSDDFTFTSPANGSELDIGAPSTLSVSWERDGTPVPDGSTINFSTTRGTLTPADGAVTTSGGVATIDISSSSAGLSTVTARDPSSGLTTSIDVEFVATTPDTLSVQATKTQLSLNDSTEVTAIVRDIDNNRVKNQVVNFLLVADESNGRLSDSVAITDSQGRASTTFIAGSSISGRDGVEIKASTSNNTISDTTALTVARQALRLAIGTGNELEEPDTVRYKKPYLAIVTDANGSPIENAEVELSVLPIGYNKGSYQVVDDKWTEAPGSIFCPAEDINQNGQLDSGEDTNGSGKLEPTNSATTSSSTITTASDGSADFDLLYPQSHCNWVQVRLTATVKVGGTENEESTEFFLSCLASDLSDTDISPPGGTGGLYGSTPNCANLD; translated from the coding sequence ATGTCAGGGAAAATCCTTGCGCGCATGTCAGCGTTGTCGCTGACTTTTGTTTTGGCTGCTTGTGGAGGTGATGATAGCTCAACGCCTCTGGCTGGCGGGGGCAACGGTGGAAATAGCGACAGCACCACCGGTGACAATGGCGATGGCACAACACCAGAAGTACAAGTAGAAGTCGGCTCTATCGACTTATTCGCCAACCCAGTTCGCATCAACACATCATCGTCAGCCAGTGCAGCTATAACTGCACGAATCAAAAATGAAAACGGAGTTCTGCTTCCCGATGTTCCGGTAACCTTTGCGGCGCCACAAGGCGGAACGCTTCAGGTCACACAAGCAACAACAGACGACGCAGGGATCGCAACAGCTCAGTTGACCGGCGACAATGATCGGAAAAACACTACTCTAACGGTAAACGCTTCCGCTGGGGGAGTCAGCGAGTCTGTTGCTATCGAGGTCACGGGGACAACCCTTACCCTGAAAGGCCCTCAATCAATATCTTTCGGTAATAGTGATAGCTACCAGGCTGTCCTTCTGGATTCAGAAGGGAATGGCATTGCGGATCAAGTGATTTCATTATCAACTACCCTAGGCTCAATCACCTCCCCGACACTAACAACCGAGAACAATGGTGCTGTAGCTTTCGAGCTTTCAAGCGCGAGCTCGGGAGGCACTGCAAGCTTAACTGCCACAGCGTTTGAGGGTGCGAGCACTTTACGCACGACACTGGACGTAGCAATTTCAAGTGATGACTTCACTTTCACCTCGCCAGCTAACGGATCTGAATTAGACATTGGAGCCCCCTCAACGCTTTCAGTTAGCTGGGAAAGAGACGGGACTCCGGTTCCAGATGGGTCAACGATTAATTTCAGCACTACACGCGGAACTTTAACTCCAGCGGACGGTGCCGTAACAACTTCTGGAGGAGTAGCTACAATTGATATTTCCTCCTCAAGCGCCGGTCTATCAACCGTTACTGCGAGAGATCCGTCTTCGGGCCTTACCACCTCAATAGACGTCGAGTTCGTTGCTACGACCCCTGACACTCTTAGTGTTCAGGCCACGAAAACTCAGCTAAGTCTCAATGACTCAACTGAAGTTACCGCGATCGTGCGTGATATCGATAACAACCGCGTGAAAAATCAAGTAGTCAATTTTCTCTTAGTAGCCGATGAGAGCAATGGACGCTTGTCAGATAGCGTAGCGATCACAGACTCCCAAGGCCGAGCGTCAACAACTTTCATCGCTGGCTCTAGCATTAGCGGCCGTGATGGCGTAGAGATCAAGGCTTCAACGAGCAACAACACCATCAGCGATACAACTGCGCTCACAGTCGCACGCCAAGCCTTGCGACTTGCAATCGGCACCGGTAATGAACTCGAAGAACCAGATACCGTGCGCTATAAAAAGCCTTACCTTGCTATTGTGACGGATGCAAATGGCTCTCCAATCGAAAATGCGGAGGTTGAACTAAGCGTACTGCCAATCGGTTATAATAAAGGTAGCTATCAGGTCGTAGATGACAAATGGACAGAAGCACCAGGATCAATTTTTTGCCCTGCGGAAGATATAAACCAAAATGGACAGCTAGATTCGGGCGAAGACACAAACGGCAGTGGCAAGCTGGAACCTACCAACTCAGCTACGACAAGCTCCTCAACAATCACTACAGCCAGTGATGGCTCTGCAGATTTTGACTTGCTGTACCCGCAAAGTCATTGCAACTGGGTCCAAGTGCGCTTAACGGCAACGGTGAAAGTCGGTGGTACAGAAAACGAAGAATCCACAGAATTTTTCCTCTCTTGCCTCGCCAGTGACCTTAGCGATACCGATATTTCACCTCCCGGTGGAACCGGAGGCCTATATGGTTCTACTCCAAACTGCGCCAATCTAGACTAA
- the rpmE gene encoding 50S ribosomal protein L31: protein MKEGIHPKYEDITATCSCGNVIKTRSTVGHDLQLDVCSQCHPFYTGKQKVMDTGGRIDKFNKRFGGRIGAKKD from the coding sequence ATGAAAGAAGGTATTCATCCTAAGTACGAAGACATCACTGCTACCTGTTCTTGCGGTAACGTGATCAAGACCCGCTCTACTGTTGGTCACGACCTGCAGCTGGACGTGTGCTCCCAGTGTCACCCGTTCTACACCGGTAAGCAGAAGGTTATGGACACTGGTGGTCGTATCGATAAGTTCAACAAGCGTTTCGGTGGTCGTATCGGTGCTAAGAAAGACTG